Proteins encoded in a region of the Acidobacteriota bacterium genome:
- the queF gene encoding preQ(1) synthase, whose translation MSKQILETFPNQYPGREYQVNIECPEFTSLCPKTGQPDFGTIRIRYVPDQHIIELKALKFYLFSYRNLGIFYESVVNKILDDLVAASRPIRCEVIGDFTVRGGISTSVRAVYEGA comes from the coding sequence ATGTCGAAGCAGATTCTGGAGACCTTTCCGAACCAATATCCGGGCCGGGAGTATCAGGTCAACATCGAATGCCCCGAGTTCACGTCGTTGTGCCCCAAGACGGGACAGCCCGACTTCGGGACCATTCGGATCCGGTACGTTCCGGATCAACACATCATCGAATTGAAGGCCCTGAAGTTTTACCTGTTCTCTTATCGGAACCTGGGAATCTTCTATGAATCGGTGGTCAACAAGATCCTGGACGACCTGGTGGCCGCGTCCCGGCCGATTCGCTGCGAAGTGATCGGGGACTTTACCGTCCGGGGCGGCATCTCCACTTCGGTTCGAGCCGTTTACGAAGGGGCGTGA
- the sppA gene encoding signal peptide peptidase SppA, protein MSKRKTWILSIVLIIVFAGAAAVSLGLYYGLRGSVPKVENDSVVEIVVSQQIREFPPNNPFLQIFSQQGTSLWQLRQVFRRAAEDERIKAVLLEIHPLGWSWAQIEELRGQIKVFRESGKPVHSLLAVDLVGEAELYLASATDSVTLNPDAGFLVNGLLVEQTFFKGTMEKLGIRPEFIQFKEYKSAESYSRDSLSPPVREMLETIVADLEGRFISTVTQDRNLEEGVLEEFMKLGVASAEQGLELGLIDQTGYRHQVEELLAGDGEDSEYRSISGARFLKAARGGSEAPAQHRAAVLPGVGTIMVGKDDPMTEVLSGVGLARQLRKLRQNDRIEGVILRVNSPGGSAVGSDMVWEEVRKLEQEGKPVVVSMSGVAGSGGYYISMGAGHIVSQPSTITGSIGVIFGKFDLTNLYQWMGISVDQVKNYPHADIFSFSRSLGSEQRKRVEDWIADLYQKFVTKAADSRRMEFQDLEEKARGRIYTGAQAKDLGLVDSLGGFDAAILELKRAMSLDEDTPLELDLYPKRKSWWEAALSGDLVSGIRSSMPASPVNRWTLTLIRQLESPGAWLLAPELRFR, encoded by the coding sequence ATGAGCAAGAGAAAAACGTGGATTCTTTCAATCGTTCTGATCATTGTCTTCGCGGGGGCCGCCGCCGTCTCGCTGGGCCTGTACTACGGCCTCCGCGGCTCGGTGCCCAAGGTTGAGAACGACTCGGTCGTGGAGATCGTGGTTTCCCAACAGATTCGGGAGTTTCCCCCGAACAATCCATTCCTTCAGATTTTTTCCCAGCAAGGGACCAGCCTCTGGCAACTGCGCCAGGTGTTTCGCCGGGCGGCGGAAGACGAACGCATCAAGGCGGTGCTCCTGGAGATCCATCCCCTGGGGTGGAGCTGGGCCCAGATCGAGGAACTTCGGGGCCAGATCAAGGTCTTCCGTGAGTCTGGCAAACCGGTTCATTCGCTGCTGGCCGTCGACCTGGTCGGGGAGGCGGAGTTGTACCTGGCATCGGCCACGGACAGCGTGACCCTGAATCCCGATGCCGGGTTCCTGGTCAACGGCCTGTTGGTGGAGCAGACCTTCTTCAAGGGGACTATGGAGAAGCTGGGGATCCGCCCCGAGTTCATCCAGTTCAAGGAGTACAAGAGCGCCGAATCCTATAGCCGGGACAGCCTGAGTCCGCCGGTCCGGGAGATGCTGGAGACGATCGTCGCGGACCTCGAAGGGAGGTTCATCAGCACGGTTACCCAGGACAGGAACCTGGAGGAAGGCGTCCTCGAGGAGTTCATGAAGCTGGGAGTGGCTTCCGCGGAGCAGGGCCTGGAACTGGGTCTCATCGACCAGACGGGATACCGCCACCAAGTAGAGGAATTGCTGGCCGGCGATGGCGAGGACAGCGAGTACCGGTCGATTTCCGGCGCCAGGTTTCTGAAGGCCGCGCGTGGCGGTTCCGAGGCTCCGGCTCAACACCGGGCCGCCGTCCTGCCCGGCGTCGGGACCATCATGGTCGGCAAGGATGATCCCATGACGGAGGTTCTGAGCGGCGTCGGCCTCGCCCGCCAGCTTCGGAAACTGCGGCAAAACGACCGGATCGAAGGAGTCATTCTGAGAGTCAACAGCCCGGGAGGATCGGCAGTGGGCTCGGACATGGTCTGGGAGGAGGTCCGGAAGCTGGAGCAGGAAGGCAAGCCCGTTGTCGTCTCCATGTCGGGCGTCGCCGGTTCGGGCGGGTACTACATCTCCATGGGGGCCGGCCATATCGTTTCCCAGCCTTCGACCATCACCGGTTCCATCGGAGTGATCTTCGGCAAGTTCGACCTGACCAACCTGTACCAGTGGATGGGCATCAGCGTCGATCAGGTCAAAAACTACCCCCACGCCGATATCTTTTCGTTCAGTCGATCCCTGGGGTCCGAACAGAGAAAGCGGGTGGAAGACTGGATCGCGGACCTGTACCAGAAGTTCGTGACGAAGGCGGCGGACTCGAGACGGATGGAGTTTCAGGACTTGGAGGAGAAGGCCCGGGGACGCATCTACACCGGAGCTCAGGCCAAGGATCTGGGACTGGTCGATTCCCTGGGTGGGTTCGATGCGGCCATCCTGGAGCTGAAGCGGGCCATGTCCCTGGATGAGGACACCCCGCTGGAACTGGATTTATATCCGAAACGCAAGTCCTGGTGGGAGGCGGCCCTCAGTGGTGACCTGGTGTCCGGTATTCGCTCCTCCATGCCGGCCTCCCCAGTGAACCGGTGGACGCTGACCCTGATCCGGCAGCTGGAATCTCCCGGTGCGTGGCTGCTTGCTCCCGAACTCCGATTCCGCTAG
- the ispH gene encoding 4-hydroxy-3-methylbut-2-enyl diphosphate reductase produces the protein MVKKLVLASPRGFCAGVVRAIDVVRIALDVCPPPIYVRKQIIHNAYVVDELRREGAIFVDTLDQVPSGGTVIFSAHGVSPQVWADARSRSLKVIDATCPLVTKVHVEAIRYSKRGFTIVLIGHDGHEEVVGTMGEAPDAIVLVSTTDDVEKLEVKDPGKIAYLTQTTLSLEDTKGIIAELRRRFPMIQGPPSEDICYATQNRQLAVRELAAVTDLILVVGSSNSSNSNRLVEEAIGSGVSSYLISDVSKIRQEWLQGVENVGLTSGASAPDVLVEQVVRYFERGGAVVEDLVTREENVHFALPPELRQPQSQLHVLS, from the coding sequence ATGGTCAAGAAGCTGGTCCTGGCGAGTCCCCGGGGTTTCTGCGCAGGAGTGGTTCGGGCCATTGATGTGGTCCGGATCGCACTTGACGTCTGTCCGCCGCCCATCTATGTGAGAAAGCAGATCATTCACAACGCGTACGTGGTGGACGAGCTCCGCCGGGAAGGCGCCATCTTCGTCGATACACTGGACCAGGTGCCCTCGGGAGGGACGGTCATCTTCAGTGCGCACGGCGTGTCTCCCCAGGTCTGGGCCGATGCCCGATCCAGATCGCTCAAGGTCATCGACGCCACCTGCCCGCTGGTCACGAAGGTGCATGTCGAGGCCATCCGGTATTCCAAGCGGGGATTCACCATCGTCCTCATCGGTCACGACGGACACGAAGAGGTCGTCGGGACCATGGGAGAGGCTCCTGATGCCATCGTATTGGTGAGCACCACCGATGACGTCGAGAAGCTCGAGGTCAAGGATCCTGGAAAAATCGCCTACCTGACCCAGACCACACTGAGTCTCGAGGACACGAAGGGGATAATCGCGGAGTTGAGACGTCGTTTCCCCATGATCCAGGGACCACCATCGGAAGACATCTGTTACGCGACGCAGAACCGGCAACTTGCGGTGAGGGAACTGGCCGCGGTCACGGACCTGATTCTGGTCGTGGGATCATCCAACAGCAGCAATTCCAATCGCCTGGTCGAGGAAGCGATCGGTTCGGGAGTCTCTTCGTATCTCATCAGCGATGTGAGCAAGATCCGGCAGGAATGGCTCCAGGGCGTGGAGAATGTTGGCCTGACGTCGGGTGCGTCGGCCCCCGACGTCCTGGTCGAGCAGGTTGTCCGCTACTTCGAGCGCGGCGGGGCCGTCGTCGAGGATCTCGTGACCCGTGAGGAGAACGTCCACTTCGCCCTTCCTCCCGAGCTGAGACAGCCGCAGAGCCAATTGCACGTGCTTTCGTAA
- a CDS encoding long-chain fatty acid--CoA ligase — translation MEKIWLRHYDEAVPTTIDYPDIDLYSMFRQAVEDHPRGVATRFFGRRTRFGELGKKVDQFASVLASLGVKKGDRVALILPNMPLYPIAHFAVLKLGAVLVPTNPLYVERELQYQLTDSGAETVVVLDKLMGRLLAVREKTPVKRIISAGIQEFLPAILGILYGLKNRSSEPPPTAPGLYEYRELMKRKVPSREAPAIAPDDTAMLLYTGGTTGLSKGATLTHRNLVCNVHQTRSWLSDLQMKKEILLCALPFFHSYGLTTGLHLAILCRFTMILLPRVDLADVVKRIRKHRPTIFCGVPAMYNAINNYTGITSSDLSSIRLCVSGGAGLPSDVQARFEEMSGGKLVEGYGLSEASPIVSVNPIFGNRKNGTIGVPVADTDARIVDGDTGEVLPQGEVGELSVSGPQVMQGYWNKPEETANVLQDGWLKTGDMAVMDKDGYFSIVDRKKDLILSAGMNIYSREVEEVLYQHPSVQDAAVVGVPSKVRGEVPKAFIVLKEGHELSQRDVIRFCHGKLARFKIPRYVEFRDELPKSAIGKILKRLLKD, via the coding sequence GTGGAAAAGATCTGGTTGCGACACTACGACGAGGCTGTCCCCACAACCATTGACTATCCGGATATCGACCTCTACTCCATGTTTCGCCAAGCCGTGGAGGATCATCCCCGCGGCGTTGCGACTCGTTTCTTCGGCCGCCGGACGCGGTTTGGCGAGTTGGGGAAAAAAGTGGACCAATTTGCCTCGGTCCTGGCCTCCCTGGGTGTGAAAAAGGGGGATCGGGTGGCCCTGATACTGCCCAACATGCCTCTGTACCCCATCGCCCATTTCGCGGTTCTGAAACTGGGAGCCGTCCTGGTGCCCACCAACCCCCTCTACGTGGAGCGCGAGCTGCAGTATCAGCTCACCGACTCGGGTGCGGAAACGGTGGTGGTGCTGGACAAGCTCATGGGGCGCCTGCTTGCGGTCCGCGAAAAGACGCCGGTGAAGCGGATCATCTCGGCCGGAATCCAGGAGTTTCTGCCTGCCATCCTGGGAATTCTGTACGGACTCAAGAACCGGTCATCCGAGCCGCCGCCAACGGCGCCCGGACTGTATGAGTACCGCGAGCTGATGAAGCGCAAGGTCCCGTCCCGGGAGGCCCCGGCGATCGCACCGGACGATACCGCCATGCTGCTTTACACCGGAGGCACCACCGGCCTCTCCAAGGGGGCGACCCTGACCCACCGCAACCTGGTCTGCAACGTTCACCAGACCAGGTCGTGGCTCTCGGACCTTCAAATGAAGAAGGAGATCCTGCTCTGCGCCCTCCCCTTCTTCCACAGCTACGGCCTGACCACCGGTCTTCATCTGGCCATCCTCTGCCGCTTCACCATGATTCTTCTTCCCCGTGTCGATCTGGCCGACGTGGTCAAGCGAATCCGCAAGCACCGGCCCACCATCTTTTGCGGCGTCCCGGCCATGTACAACGCCATCAACAATTACACGGGCATCACGAGTTCGGACCTCTCCTCCATCCGCCTCTGCGTCAGTGGCGGAGCCGGCCTGCCATCCGACGTACAGGCCCGCTTCGAGGAGATGAGCGGCGGAAAATTGGTGGAGGGCTACGGCCTCTCCGAGGCTTCACCGATCGTGAGCGTGAACCCGATCTTCGGCAATCGCAAGAATGGAACCATCGGAGTGCCCGTCGCCGACACCGATGCGCGGATCGTGGACGGCGACACCGGGGAGGTCCTGCCCCAAGGCGAGGTGGGCGAGCTTTCAGTCTCCGGACCACAGGTGATGCAAGGTTACTGGAACAAACCGGAAGAGACCGCAAACGTGCTGCAGGACGGCTGGCTCAAGACCGGCGACATGGCGGTGATGGATAAGGACGGGTACTTCTCCATCGTGGACCGGAAGAAGGATCTGATCCTGAGCGCCGGAATGAACATCTATTCCCGCGAAGTGGAGGAGGTCCTCTACCAGCACCCCAGCGTCCAGGATGCTGCCGTGGTTGGCGTCCCCAGCAAGGTTCGGGGCGAGGTCCCCAAGGCCTTCATCGTGCTCAAGGAAGGTCACGAGCTGAGCCAACGGGACGTGATTCGCTTCTGCCATGGGAAGCTGGCTCGATTCAAGATCCCCAGATACGTGGAATTCCGGGACGAGCTTCCCAAGAGCGCGATCGGGAAAATACTGAAGCGGCTTCTAAAAGATTAG
- the panB gene encoding 3-methyl-2-oxobutanoate hydroxymethyltransferase — translation MPKHGKALKVPDLEEKKRRGEKIAALTAYDATMAALLDRAGIDVLLVGDSLGTVILGCDTTVPVTLDMMVHHSRAVTRGARRALVVADMPFATYQVSASEALRNAARLMQEGGVSAVKVEGAGPVVKSVRHLVDVGIPVMGHLGLTPQKVHALGGHRQQARDRGSVARLLADADALEDAGVFALVLECIPDEVAFEVTSQLRIPTIGIGAGPYCDGQILVSYDAFGLFDSFVPSFVKRYASLGSTILNATETYVDDVRTGRFPASRTTDFFRSSEPELVKERS, via the coding sequence ATGCCAAAGCACGGTAAAGCATTGAAAGTGCCTGACTTGGAAGAGAAGAAGCGCCGTGGCGAGAAGATCGCCGCACTCACCGCCTATGACGCTACCATGGCCGCCCTGCTGGACCGGGCCGGAATCGACGTTCTGTTGGTGGGCGACTCTCTGGGCACCGTGATTCTGGGATGCGACACGACGGTGCCGGTCACCCTCGACATGATGGTGCACCACAGCCGGGCCGTCACCCGGGGAGCGCGGCGGGCATTGGTGGTTGCCGACATGCCCTTTGCCACGTATCAGGTTTCGGCATCCGAGGCGCTTCGCAATGCGGCACGCCTCATGCAGGAAGGTGGAGTCTCCGCGGTCAAGGTGGAAGGGGCCGGACCCGTGGTGAAGTCGGTTCGCCACCTGGTGGATGTGGGTATCCCGGTCATGGGGCATCTGGGTCTCACCCCACAGAAGGTGCATGCGCTTGGCGGCCACCGGCAGCAGGCTCGCGACCGCGGGAGCGTGGCACGCCTGCTGGCCGACGCCGACGCCCTTGAGGATGCCGGTGTCTTCGCTCTGGTCCTGGAATGCATTCCGGACGAAGTCGCTTTCGAAGTGACGTCGCAGCTCCGGATACCCACCATCGGAATCGGAGCCGGACCCTATTGCGACGGTCAGATCCTGGTGAGCTACGACGCCTTCGGCCTCTTCGACTCCTTCGTTCCTTCATTCGTCAAACGTTACGCCTCCCTGGGCAGCACCATCCTGAACGCCACCGAAACCTACGTCGACGACGTCCGCACCGGGCGTTTCCCCGCTTCCAGAACCACAGACTTCTTCCGTTCCAGCGAGCCGGAGCTGGTCAAAGAGAGATCCTGA
- a CDS encoding helix-turn-helix domain-containing protein, with the protein MVRKRIYSTRELAQLWNLSESTIKRWTDTGKLQCHRTPGGHRRFQLRHIQDFQARHRFEGTGLLTSTDWEAPRLETFINQRNWSRVRELILYLASENQCASIKDLLERLYIRGLSVADLYDEVLTPIFVRSHGNHSSNSMRLGQARLVEKNLEEALYYFFPGVVRRRPLGKTGLCAAPASYCSHLVNGISRALNEEGWDALNLGSKVPFEAMAEIVEKQPVNMACVLARKGLSANLKGRFRVLNEACDRYRIPVLLLGPGFSTPKSRKDLVYDEYIPSFRDFSDYIQRAAY; encoded by the coding sequence ATGGTCAGGAAACGAATCTACTCCACGCGGGAACTTGCCCAACTCTGGAACTTGAGCGAATCGACCATCAAACGGTGGACCGATACCGGGAAGCTTCAATGCCATCGGACTCCGGGCGGCCATCGAAGGTTCCAACTCCGGCATATCCAGGACTTTCAGGCTCGCCACCGATTCGAGGGAACCGGTCTGCTGACCTCCACCGATTGGGAGGCCCCCCGATTGGAAACCTTCATCAACCAGAGGAATTGGTCACGGGTGAGAGAGTTGATCCTCTATCTGGCATCGGAGAACCAGTGCGCTTCGATCAAGGATCTGCTGGAGCGGCTCTACATTCGTGGATTGAGCGTGGCAGACCTCTACGACGAGGTGCTGACCCCCATATTCGTCCGTTCCCACGGAAACCATTCCTCCAATTCCATGCGGTTGGGTCAGGCTCGGCTGGTGGAAAAGAACCTCGAAGAGGCCTTGTACTATTTCTTTCCAGGTGTGGTCCGCCGCAGACCTCTGGGCAAGACCGGCCTCTGCGCGGCGCCTGCCTCCTACTGCAGCCATCTCGTCAACGGAATCTCCCGGGCCTTGAACGAAGAAGGATGGGACGCCCTGAATCTTGGCAGCAAGGTTCCCTTCGAGGCGATGGCCGAAATCGTGGAGAAGCAGCCGGTGAACATGGCCTGCGTCCTGGCCCGGAAAGGACTGAGCGCCAACTTGAAAGGCCGTTTCCGGGTGTTGAACGAGGCCTGTGATCGCTATCGTATTCCGGTCCTTCTGTTGGGTCCGGGTTTTTCCACGCCCAAATCCCGGAAGGACCTTGTCTACGACGAGTACATCCCCAGCTTTCGGGACTTCTCCGACTATATTCAGCGGGCAGCGTACTGA
- a CDS encoding NAD(P)-dependent oxidoreductase → MANKPSVGFIGLGIMGLPMAGHILKSGYPLTVYNRTRSKTRSLEAAGAAVAASPREVAANSRMIITMVSDSPDVEAVVAGPEGVLEGIRPGSVVMDMSTISPQVERELDEQLRSKGCALVDAPVSGGDVGAQNATLAIMAGGDREAFDRAVPIFETMGKTITYCGPVGSGQLTKLCNQILVAVTLMGVSEALVFAGKNGLDQGVMIEAVKGGAAGSWQLSNLAPRVVNRDFAPGFMVDLIQKDLRLVMESGAAAQAALPASSLVNQLFRTSQARGEGLEGTQALVKVLEQLAGL, encoded by the coding sequence ATGGCGAACAAGCCATCCGTCGGTTTCATCGGGCTCGGAATCATGGGGCTTCCCATGGCGGGACACATCTTGAAGTCTGGATATCCCCTCACGGTCTACAACCGCACCCGGTCCAAGACCCGGTCGTTGGAAGCGGCGGGAGCCGCGGTGGCTGCTTCTCCTCGAGAGGTGGCCGCGAATTCCCGGATGATCATCACCATGGTCTCCGACTCGCCGGACGTGGAGGCGGTGGTCGCCGGCCCCGAGGGTGTTCTGGAGGGGATTCGGCCGGGTTCGGTGGTCATGGACATGAGCACCATCTCCCCTCAGGTCGAACGGGAGCTGGACGAGCAACTTCGATCAAAGGGATGCGCCCTGGTGGACGCACCCGTGTCGGGAGGCGACGTGGGAGCGCAGAATGCCACCTTGGCCATCATGGCCGGCGGAGACCGCGAGGCGTTCGACCGGGCAGTCCCCATTTTCGAGACCATGGGCAAGACCATTACCTACTGCGGGCCCGTGGGGAGCGGGCAGCTGACCAAGTTGTGCAACCAGATTCTGGTGGCCGTCACCCTCATGGGGGTCAGTGAAGCTCTGGTCTTTGCCGGGAAGAACGGATTGGACCAGGGGGTGATGATCGAAGCCGTCAAGGGAGGCGCCGCCGGCAGCTGGCAGTTGAGCAATCTGGCTCCCCGCGTCGTGAATCGCGACTTCGCGCCCGGTTTCATGGTGGACCTCATCCAGAAGGACCTGCGACTGGTGATGGAGAGTGGCGCTGCCGCTCAGGCCGCCCTTCCGGCGTCGTCCCTGGTCAACCAACTGTTCCGCACCTCTCAGGCCCGGGGGGAAGGCCTCGAGGGGACCCAGGCCCTGGTCAAGGTCCTGGAGCAATTGGCGGGATTGTAG
- a CDS encoding ferrochelatase encodes MSEPPFDALLVISFGGPEGMDEVEPFLRNVLRGKRVPEERIREVAHHYRIFDGVSPINRQNRELIEAVRLELGEKGPDLPIYWGNRNWHPLLSQTLREMAADGIRKALAFVTSAYSSYSGCRQYLEDIRRAQKETGAPPPEIHKLRVFYNHPGFIESNRDRVRAALEQIPGDRRSRAQLLFTAHSIPLAMARGCEYVDQLRETCRLVAEQVPHSAWSLAYQSRSGPPHQPWLEPDAGDHLQAIAGRGVRDVVVSPIGFISDHMEVVFDLDVELKDQARSLGLNLVRAATAGTHAAFVTMVGELVRERTDGVRRRYSGSREPAPDNCPEGCCPYSIAAPAQS; translated from the coding sequence ATGAGCGAGCCGCCCTTTGACGCGCTGCTGGTTATTTCCTTCGGAGGACCCGAGGGCATGGACGAAGTGGAGCCGTTTCTCAGGAACGTTCTGCGGGGCAAGCGCGTGCCGGAGGAGAGGATCCGGGAAGTGGCCCACCATTACCGGATCTTCGATGGGGTGAGCCCCATCAATCGCCAGAACCGGGAACTGATCGAAGCCGTGCGCCTGGAACTGGGGGAGAAGGGGCCCGATCTTCCCATCTATTGGGGAAATCGAAACTGGCATCCCTTGCTTTCGCAGACTCTCAGAGAGATGGCCGCCGACGGCATCAGGAAGGCGCTGGCCTTCGTGACCTCGGCCTACAGTTCCTATTCCGGATGCCGCCAGTACCTGGAGGATATCCGGCGTGCCCAGAAGGAGACGGGGGCTCCGCCGCCGGAAATCCATAAACTCCGGGTCTTTTACAATCATCCGGGCTTCATCGAATCCAATCGGGATCGAGTTCGGGCCGCCTTGGAGCAGATTCCCGGGGACCGGAGATCCCGGGCCCAACTGCTGTTCACCGCGCACAGCATTCCACTGGCCATGGCCCGGGGCTGCGAGTACGTGGACCAGTTGCGGGAGACCTGCCGGCTGGTGGCGGAACAGGTTCCCCATTCCGCGTGGAGCCTGGCCTACCAGAGCCGCAGCGGACCGCCTCACCAGCCCTGGTTGGAGCCGGATGCCGGCGACCACCTCCAGGCAATCGCGGGCCGGGGCGTCCGGGACGTGGTGGTCTCTCCCATCGGCTTCATCTCCGACCACATGGAGGTGGTCTTCGACCTGGATGTAGAGCTGAAGGATCAGGCCCGCTCACTGGGACTGAACCTGGTGCGAGCCGCGACGGCGGGGACCCATGCCGCTTTCGTGACCATGGTCGGAGAGCTGGTCCGGGAACGGACGGACGGAGTCCGGCGCCGGTATTCGGGTTCCCGTGAACCTGCGCCCGATAACTGTCCGGAGGGTTGCTGTCCCTACTCGATTGCGGCTCCGGCGCAATCTTGA
- the panC gene encoding pantoate--beta-alanine ligase: MALVAATSIAGAREAMEAARRGGLSSGFVPTMGALHEGHRKLIQVARRECDWLAVSIFVNPTQFGPEEDFDTYPRDLDSDLAMCRQLGVDLVFQPGRDEVYPATHRTFVEVETVTSHLCGRFRPGHFRGVATIVLKLLNILQPDRAYFGEKDAQQTVVVRQLVKDLNLPVDIRQIPTVRDFDGLAISSRNQHLGPQERRAAAVLFRTLKEIRTMVLQGARDAGRIRRGGLRLLSREPLVEVEYLELVDPETMQPISEVRGPARAAAAIRVGGVRLIDNLLCEDASR; the protein is encoded by the coding sequence ATGGCCCTGGTGGCGGCCACCTCCATCGCCGGAGCACGGGAGGCGATGGAAGCCGCCCGTAGGGGTGGATTGTCCAGCGGCTTCGTTCCCACCATGGGAGCTCTGCACGAGGGACATCGGAAGCTGATCCAGGTGGCGCGGCGCGAATGCGACTGGCTCGCCGTGAGCATCTTCGTGAATCCGACCCAGTTCGGTCCGGAAGAAGACTTCGACACCTATCCCAGGGACCTGGATTCGGATCTCGCCATGTGCCGGCAATTGGGAGTCGATCTGGTCTTTCAGCCCGGCCGCGACGAAGTCTATCCGGCCACACACAGGACTTTCGTGGAGGTCGAGACCGTGACGTCGCACCTGTGCGGCCGGTTCCGCCCGGGACATTTTCGCGGCGTCGCCACCATCGTGCTGAAGCTCCTGAACATCCTGCAACCGGACCGGGCCTACTTCGGCGAGAAGGACGCCCAACAGACGGTGGTCGTCCGGCAACTGGTGAAGGATCTGAACCTGCCGGTGGACATCCGCCAAATCCCGACGGTTCGGGACTTCGACGGATTGGCCATCAGTTCCCGGAACCAACATCTTGGTCCCCAAGAGCGAAGGGCCGCCGCCGTGCTCTTCCGGACCCTGAAGGAGATCCGGACCATGGTGCTCCAGGGAGCCAGGGACGCCGGCCGGATCCGCCGCGGCGGACTCCGGCTCTTGAGCCGGGAGCCCCTGGTCGAGGTCGAGTACCTGGAATTGGTCGATCCGGAAACCATGCAGCCCATTTCCGAGGTTCGCGGCCCGGCCCGGGCCGCCGCCGCCATCCGCGTCGGCGGAGTCCGGCTGATCGACAACCTCTTGTGCGAAGACGCAAGCCGCTGA
- a CDS encoding M20/M25/M40 family metallo-hydrolase, translating into MDLIELTRTLVNIPSVTGDEGPVGRFLLEYLQNQGWNCRSQTVTGDRINVLAIRDEPRILLTTHMDTVPPFFEFRQDEEFMYGRGVSDAKGLIAAMVCAADGLLQEGISDVGLLFVVGEETESDGAWKARELGLRCDYIIDGEPTDNELVVGHKGMVYAVLSCDGVTAHSAYPEQGVSAIDKLVFLLGGLQTLEFPSDATLGETTINVGLIRGGHAPNVIPDLAEAEILFRTVAESAAYVDILKEWASGRANLEIRATSEPQEMASIPGLPTKVVGYGTDVPALRALGRPFLVGPGSILVAHTAEERVSKAELEAGVRLYKDLVRRLRVEDPGS; encoded by the coding sequence GTGGACCTGATCGAACTGACCCGGACTCTGGTGAACATCCCTTCGGTGACGGGAGACGAAGGACCCGTCGGACGCTTCCTGCTGGAGTACCTTCAGAACCAGGGATGGAACTGCCGGTCCCAGACCGTCACCGGGGACCGTATCAACGTGCTGGCCATCCGGGATGAGCCGCGGATTCTGTTGACGACCCATATGGATACGGTCCCTCCCTTCTTCGAGTTCCGCCAGGATGAGGAATTCATGTACGGGCGCGGCGTGTCGGATGCCAAAGGGCTCATCGCGGCCATGGTCTGCGCCGCGGACGGACTCCTTCAGGAGGGCATCTCGGACGTGGGGCTTCTCTTCGTTGTGGGGGAGGAGACGGAAAGCGACGGTGCCTGGAAGGCCCGGGAGCTGGGTCTGCGTTGCGACTACATCATTGATGGCGAGCCCACCGACAACGAACTGGTGGTGGGACACAAGGGCATGGTCTACGCCGTCTTGAGCTGTGACGGGGTCACGGCCCATTCCGCCTATCCGGAGCAGGGCGTGTCGGCCATCGACAAGCTCGTGTTCCTGCTGGGCGGGTTGCAGACCCTGGAGTTCCCCTCCGACGCCACACTCGGGGAGACCACCATCAACGTGGGGTTGATCCGGGGAGGCCATGCTCCGAACGTGATTCCCGATCTGGCCGAAGCCGAGATCCTTTTCCGGACCGTGGCGGAAAGCGCGGCCTACGTGGACATCCTGAAGGAATGGGCTTCCGGGCGGGCGAATCTGGAGATCCGTGCGACCTCGGAACCTCAGGAAATGGCGTCCATTCCCGGGTTGCCCACGAAGGTCGTGGGGTACGGCACGGATGTACCCGCCCTGAGGGCCCTGGGACGTCCGTTCCTGGTGGGGCCGGGGTCCATTCTGGTGGCCCACACGGCCGAAGAGAGGGTATCCAAGGCCGAACTGGAGGCCGGCGTCCGCCTCTACAAGGACCTGGTGCGGAGACTCCGTGTCGAGGACCCCGGCTCGTGA